A single region of the Salicibibacter cibi genome encodes:
- a CDS encoding calcium-translocating P-type ATPase, SERCA-type — MKWHQTDPYALYKSLNTDVGTGLDSKEAVRRLQKYGANKLLEEKRTPCPILFIEQFKDFMVLILLVATFVSGLLGEYIDALVIIGIVTVNAILGFAQERKAENSLHALKELSAPEVNVLRDGRWQSLPSADVVPGDVIQLDNGARISADIRLVESMRLAIEESSLTGESLPAEKNADPIAAESVALADRHNMAFAGTMVSRGRGKGIVVDTGMKTEMGKIAHLLQSTETQMTPLQHRLAQLGKILIVGAILLTALIVFLGILQGQPVYQMFIAGVSLAVAAIPEGLPAIVTVALALGVQRMIRHKAIVRRLPAVETLGCASVICSDKTGTLTKNDMTVTKLWTWTEEWDVEGEGLDASFSKDRSAANPAKSQEASELLMYGLVCNNAEMIKTEPTRGPKIQKHEDVEITGEPTESALVLAAARAGVFPEKAARKFHRLDEMPFDSTRKRMTVIVKDQNGRRFVITKGAPDVLISKCATARIEGEDRPLTPALRAQWDKMVSRMAKQALRTIAIAIKPLPKDVNYEAADVERDMTLIGLQAMMDPPRSDVKAAIKQCREAGIKTVMITGDHMETARAVAHDLDMLPVHGEVLTGEQLDAMDEQTLHRVVGKTYVFARVSPEHKLRIVKAVQQNGHVVAMTGDGVNDAPALKAADIGVAMGRSGTDVAKEAAALVLADDKFSTIKAAIEEGRNIYDNIRKFIRYMLASNVGEILVMLFALLLGLPLPLVAIQILWINLVTDGLPAMALGVDRAESDVMKRNPRNPREGIFARGLGTKVLTRGLLIGLVSLAAFVITLYGTGIPELTHAQTIAFATLVMAQLIHVFDCRSEYSVFHRSPFENKALLWAVLSSVVLMLLVIYVPVLQPIFYTTALGLNDWLLILGLSAIPTVALAGGGMRKKER, encoded by the coding sequence ATGAAGTGGCATCAAACCGATCCATATGCGTTGTACAAGTCTTTGAACACCGATGTTGGCACAGGCTTAGACAGCAAAGAAGCCGTGCGCCGATTGCAAAAATACGGTGCCAATAAATTGCTGGAAGAAAAACGGACGCCATGTCCGATTCTTTTTATCGAACAGTTCAAGGATTTCATGGTCCTGATCTTGCTCGTGGCGACATTTGTTTCCGGATTGCTCGGCGAGTATATTGATGCGCTCGTCATTATCGGAATCGTTACCGTCAACGCCATCCTTGGATTTGCGCAAGAACGAAAAGCGGAGAACTCGTTGCATGCATTGAAAGAATTGTCGGCACCGGAAGTCAACGTCTTGCGTGACGGAAGATGGCAAAGCCTCCCATCCGCAGATGTGGTGCCGGGGGACGTTATTCAATTGGATAATGGCGCCCGCATTAGCGCCGATATTCGTCTTGTGGAATCGATGCGGTTAGCCATTGAGGAATCCTCGCTGACGGGAGAATCACTTCCCGCCGAAAAAAATGCCGACCCGATCGCTGCCGAATCGGTAGCCCTTGCCGACAGGCATAATATGGCATTTGCCGGCACAATGGTTAGCCGCGGGCGGGGAAAAGGTATTGTCGTCGATACGGGCATGAAAACGGAAATGGGGAAAATCGCGCATTTGTTACAGTCAACGGAAACGCAGATGACGCCGTTGCAACACCGTTTGGCACAACTCGGAAAAATATTGATCGTCGGTGCGATTTTGCTCACGGCTCTCATTGTCTTTTTAGGGATTCTTCAAGGGCAACCGGTTTATCAAATGTTTATTGCTGGCGTCTCCCTTGCAGTAGCGGCGATTCCCGAAGGGTTGCCGGCGATCGTCACCGTCGCCCTTGCCCTCGGCGTCCAGCGGATGATTCGCCATAAAGCAATTGTTCGCCGCCTGCCCGCCGTGGAAACGCTCGGCTGCGCATCGGTGATTTGTTCCGATAAAACAGGCACGCTAACAAAAAATGACATGACCGTCACCAAACTATGGACATGGACGGAAGAATGGGACGTCGAAGGAGAAGGGCTCGATGCTTCTTTTAGCAAGGACCGAAGCGCCGCAAACCCGGCAAAAAGCCAAGAAGCCAGTGAATTACTTATGTATGGGCTCGTTTGCAATAATGCGGAGATGATAAAAACAGAACCGACACGCGGACCGAAAATCCAAAAGCACGAAGACGTTGAAATTACTGGAGAACCGACCGAATCGGCACTCGTTTTGGCTGCCGCCCGGGCGGGGGTGTTTCCGGAAAAGGCAGCGCGGAAGTTTCATCGGCTTGATGAAATGCCGTTTGATTCAACGAGAAAACGCATGACCGTGATTGTAAAAGATCAAAACGGGCGACGTTTCGTTATCACAAAAGGGGCGCCCGACGTGTTAATTTCCAAGTGCGCCACCGCGCGAATAGAAGGAGAAGATCGTCCGTTAACCCCCGCGCTGCGAGCACAATGGGACAAAATGGTTTCACGCATGGCAAAACAAGCCTTGAGAACGATCGCAATCGCGATCAAGCCACTGCCGAAGGACGTGAATTACGAGGCCGCCGATGTGGAAAGGGACATGACACTGATCGGCTTGCAAGCGATGATGGACCCACCCCGGTCGGATGTGAAAGCGGCGATTAAACAATGCCGGGAAGCGGGAATCAAGACGGTGATGATTACCGGCGACCACATGGAAACGGCAAGAGCGGTTGCGCATGACCTGGATATGCTCCCGGTCCACGGAGAAGTCTTAACCGGAGAGCAACTGGACGCCATGGATGAACAGACGCTTCATCGGGTTGTCGGGAAAACCTATGTGTTTGCAAGAGTTTCTCCCGAACACAAACTCCGCATCGTCAAGGCTGTCCAACAAAACGGGCACGTTGTGGCTATGACCGGGGACGGTGTGAACGACGCCCCCGCCTTGAAAGCGGCCGATATCGGCGTAGCGATGGGGAGGAGCGGTACCGACGTAGCCAAAGAAGCGGCGGCGCTTGTGTTAGCCGATGACAAATTTTCTACGATCAAAGCAGCCATTGAAGAAGGCCGTAACATCTATGATAACATTCGCAAATTCATCCGTTACATGCTCGCTTCCAACGTCGGCGAAATTCTCGTCATGTTGTTCGCGTTGTTGCTAGGCTTGCCTTTGCCGCTCGTTGCTATCCAAATCCTTTGGATCAATCTCGTTACGGACGGACTGCCGGCAATGGCTCTCGGCGTCGACCGGGCGGAAAGCGATGTGATGAAACGGAATCCCCGCAATCCGCGGGAAGGGATTTTTGCACGCGGACTGGGAACGAAAGTGTTGACTCGCGGGTTGTTAATTGGGCTCGTCTCCCTTGCCGCATTTGTCATCACCCTTTACGGTACCGGCATCCCTGAACTCACACACGCACAAACCATTGCTTTTGCCACACTCGTGATGGCCCAACTCATTCATGTGTTCGATTGCCGCAGCGAGTATTCCGTTTTTCACCGTTCCCCATTTGAAAATAAAGCCTTGTTGTGGGCGGTCCTATCTTCCGTCGTATTAATGTTGCTCGTCATCTATGTTCCGGTGTTGCAACCGATTTTTTACACAACCGCACTCGGCTTGAACGATTGGCTCCTTATTCTGGGTCTTTCCGCGATTCCAACCGTCGCACTCGCAGGGGGAGGCATGCGAAAAAAAGAAAGATAA
- a CDS encoding Rqc2 family fibronectin-binding protein, which produces MSFDGFVLRAVLHEWQETLKGARITKVKQPTATDLNMTVRKSGRNHTILFSIHPSFARLHFSPAAESGPAEPPMFCRMLRKNLEGGFIRGIEQDGLERITTLHIEGTDEIGDRENKRLIMELMGKHSNLLLIDNDDKIVECMKHVPASVNRYRTLLPGRAYEAPPDQQKKNPLEADEDTVLRTLDFNQGKLDRQLVQQFTGMSPLLAKEIVHRAGVGEKQRLVDSFMEMMDAMKDFHLQPTIVYDGTKEFFHAIDLTHKEGKKEVFSSANEMIFAFYEGKADRDRVKQRAFDLERFIRNQRNRNEKKLEKLKETAEQAEKDLENQKLGELLTAHMHTIRPGDSVAEVTDYYDEEAPTIHIELDPEKSPADNAQAYFQRYNKAKNAGKAVKKQRQGALREIDYFDSLLQQLDSIESKDIADIREELEEGGYLKAKPSKKQKKKQQKPSLDRYESSEGIDILVGKNNKQNEYLTGRLARRSDTWLHTKNIPGSHVVIRAEAFNDETLEEAAGIAAYYSKARESGSVPVDYTLIRHVKKPNGAKPGFVTYDEQKTVFVTPDVDTVRKLKQ; this is translated from the coding sequence ATGTCTTTTGATGGATTTGTCCTCCGCGCCGTTCTCCACGAATGGCAGGAAACGCTTAAAGGGGCACGAATCACCAAAGTCAAACAACCGACCGCTACTGATTTGAATATGACCGTCCGAAAAAGCGGGCGCAACCATACGATTTTATTTTCCATCCACCCAAGTTTTGCGCGCTTGCATTTTAGTCCCGCGGCAGAATCGGGCCCGGCAGAGCCCCCTATGTTTTGCCGGATGCTTCGAAAAAATCTCGAAGGCGGATTTATACGCGGCATCGAACAAGACGGGCTCGAACGGATTACGACGTTACACATTGAAGGAACGGACGAGATTGGCGACCGGGAAAATAAACGGCTTATCATGGAATTGATGGGCAAGCACAGCAACCTTTTGCTTATTGATAATGACGACAAAATTGTGGAATGCATGAAGCACGTACCGGCGTCAGTCAACCGATACCGCACCCTTTTGCCGGGGCGGGCTTATGAAGCACCGCCCGACCAACAGAAAAAGAACCCGTTAGAGGCTGACGAAGATACCGTGTTGCGCACCCTCGATTTCAATCAGGGCAAATTGGACCGGCAACTGGTGCAACAGTTTACGGGCATGTCGCCTTTGCTCGCGAAAGAAATCGTTCATCGGGCCGGCGTTGGGGAAAAACAGCGGCTTGTGGATAGCTTCATGGAAATGATGGACGCGATGAAAGACTTTCACCTGCAACCGACGATTGTATATGACGGGACGAAAGAATTTTTTCATGCCATTGATTTGACGCATAAAGAAGGAAAAAAAGAGGTATTTTCGAGCGCCAATGAGATGATATTTGCCTTTTATGAAGGAAAAGCCGATCGCGATCGCGTGAAACAACGAGCGTTTGACTTGGAACGCTTTATCCGCAACCAGCGAAACCGCAACGAAAAAAAGCTCGAGAAACTAAAAGAAACGGCCGAACAAGCGGAAAAAGACTTGGAAAACCAAAAACTCGGCGAACTGCTTACCGCCCATATGCACACAATTCGCCCAGGGGACAGCGTTGCCGAAGTAACGGATTACTACGATGAAGAGGCTCCGACGATTCACATTGAACTCGATCCGGAAAAATCACCGGCCGATAATGCGCAAGCCTATTTTCAACGCTACAACAAAGCGAAAAATGCCGGAAAAGCCGTGAAAAAACAACGGCAAGGCGCACTGCGTGAAATCGACTATTTTGACAGCCTCCTGCAACAGTTGGATAGCATAGAATCAAAGGATATTGCCGACATCCGCGAGGAATTGGAAGAGGGAGGATACCTGAAGGCCAAACCTTCCAAAAAGCAGAAAAAGAAACAGCAAAAACCGAGTCTCGACCGTTATGAATCCAGCGAAGGCATCGACATTCTCGTCGGTAAAAACAACAAGCAAAACGAATACTTGACGGGACGGCTCGCGAGACGATCGGACACGTGGCTGCACACGAAAAACATTCCGGGGTCCCATGTCGTCATCCGCGCAGAAGCATTTAACGATGAAACGCTGGAAGAAGCAGCCGGGATCGCCGCTTATTATTCCAAAGCACGTGAATCCGGATCCGTACCGGTTGACTATACACTCATTCGCCACGTCAAGAAACCGAACGGCGCCAAACCGGGCTTTGTCACCTACGATGAGCAGAAAACGGTATTTGTCACCCCGGACGTGGATACCGTGCGGAAGCTGAAGCAGTGA
- a CDS encoding dicarboxylate/amino acid:cation symporter, whose translation MKLILKLLAGVVAGIVIGLIVNDTVMEYIMTFQLIFGQFLEYVVPFIILFFITSGVSQMGKDGGKLLGWAAGLSYGSSVIAGVLAFIVAALILPLFMSGDASAIDEGNGFSSLLEFEIPPAMDILTALFTAFIFGIGIAKTNATTLQKFFDEGKNIIVKLLWAIVIPLLPFYIASIFAELSAEGTVWETLASFGLVLLLVLASHWLYLIGAFSITGGITGRSPFGLLKTMLPAYFTGIGTMSSAATIPVTTEQAKRNNVDDSVAESVIPLGANIHLAGSTMTITIASMAVMMLFGELPAPTFGTIFPFILALGVIMIAAPGVPGGAIIAASGLLTSMLGFNEAAVGVMIALYMAQDSLGTGCNVTGDGAIALVINRFIGK comes from the coding sequence ATGAAGCTTATCCTGAAACTATTGGCAGGGGTTGTCGCCGGTATTGTCATCGGTCTCATCGTCAATGACACAGTCATGGAATACATCATGACGTTCCAGCTGATCTTTGGCCAATTTTTGGAATATGTAGTTCCGTTCATTATTTTATTTTTTATCACAAGCGGTGTGAGTCAAATGGGAAAAGATGGCGGCAAACTGCTCGGTTGGGCCGCCGGGCTTTCTTACGGTTCCTCCGTTATTGCAGGGGTGTTAGCCTTTATCGTGGCAGCTTTGATCCTTCCCTTGTTCATGAGCGGCGATGCCTCGGCCATTGATGAAGGAAACGGGTTTTCTTCCTTGTTGGAATTTGAAATCCCGCCTGCGATGGATATCTTAACCGCTCTTTTTACAGCGTTTATTTTCGGGATTGGCATCGCGAAAACGAACGCGACAACCTTGCAGAAATTTTTCGATGAAGGAAAAAATATCATCGTCAAATTGCTTTGGGCGATTGTCATTCCCCTGTTGCCTTTTTACATCGCGAGTATTTTTGCTGAATTGTCGGCCGAGGGAACCGTTTGGGAAACGCTTGCCTCCTTTGGACTAGTGCTGCTGCTCGTGTTGGCCAGCCATTGGTTGTACTTGATCGGTGCGTTTTCCATCACCGGAGGCATCACGGGCCGTAGTCCTTTTGGATTATTAAAAACGATGCTGCCGGCTTATTTTACCGGGATCGGAACAATGTCGAGCGCGGCTACGATTCCCGTTACGACCGAGCAGGCAAAAAGAAACAACGTCGACGACAGCGTTGCGGAATCGGTCATTCCTTTAGGCGCAAACATTCATCTTGCCGGCAGCACCATGACGATAACGATCGCGTCCATGGCGGTAATGATGCTGTTTGGCGAGTTGCCTGCGCCTACATTCGGTACAATATTTCCGTTTATTCTCGCCCTCGGTGTCATCATGATCGCAGCTCCGGGTGTGCCCGGCGGCGCAATTATCGCCGCTTCCGGACTTTTGACGTCGATGCTCGGTTTTAATGAGGCGGCCGTCGGTGTCATGATTGCGCTATACATGGCGCAAGACAGTTTGGGCACGGGCTGTAACGTTACGGGCGACGGAGCGATCGCGCTCGTTATTAACCGTTTTATCGGGAAATAA
- the pyrE gene encoding orotate phosphoribosyltransferase yields the protein MGKQIELASELLGIGAVSLQPNEPFTWSSGLKAPIYCDNRLTLSFPVLRTKIAEAYSDNIRAHFSEADIIAGTATAGIPHAALVADRMELPMVYVRGKAKGHGKENLIEGSVSAGQKAVVVEDLISTGGSAIEAAKALEAEGVEVLGIIAIFSYGLAIGERKLEEAGLSLETLTDFDALIDASIKNGEIREKDRGVLLEWQKNPETWG from the coding sequence ATGGGTAAACAAATAGAACTGGCAAGTGAGCTGCTCGGTATCGGTGCCGTGTCGTTGCAGCCCAACGAACCGTTCACCTGGTCTTCCGGGCTGAAAGCGCCTATTTATTGTGATAATCGTTTAACACTGTCGTTTCCCGTATTGCGAACGAAAATCGCCGAGGCGTATAGCGATAACATCCGTGCACATTTTTCGGAAGCGGATATCATCGCCGGCACGGCCACCGCGGGCATTCCTCACGCGGCACTCGTGGCTGATCGCATGGAACTGCCGATGGTGTACGTGCGCGGGAAGGCAAAAGGCCACGGCAAAGAAAATCTCATTGAGGGGTCTGTGAGCGCCGGGCAAAAAGCGGTCGTCGTCGAAGATTTGATCTCTACGGGGGGGAGCGCGATCGAGGCGGCCAAAGCGCTTGAAGCGGAAGGCGTTGAAGTATTGGGCATTATCGCGATTTTTTCCTACGGACTCGCGATCGGCGAACGTAAGCTTGAAGAAGCGGGCTTGAGTCTGGAGACACTAACGGATTTTGACGCGCTCATTGATGCGTCCATTAAAAATGGGGAGATTAGGGAAAAAGATCGAGGCGTTCTTCTTGAATGGCAAAAAAATCCGGAAACGTGGGGATAG
- the pyrF gene encoding orotidine-5'-phosphate decarboxylase codes for MKPLFIALDMETKKEAIDFLDQFEEKRPAVKVGMELFYGNGPGVVQTLKERGHPVFLDLKCHDIPKTVERTMRTLASFGVDLVTLQASGGKAMMEAAKEGLMKGALSGQEPPKCVAVTALTSTSQRQWNEELLMEGDLKDGVFHFTDLALQAGLDGVVCSVQEVEGLRKRFGETVYTVTPGIRMAGSDAHDQKRAATPAQARVAGSNAIVVGRGITQSDRPVEIYEKIYNEWMGKIAWVNK; via the coding sequence ATGAAGCCATTATTTATCGCTTTGGATATGGAAACGAAGAAGGAAGCTATTGATTTCCTCGATCAGTTTGAAGAGAAACGACCGGCGGTAAAAGTAGGCATGGAGTTATTTTACGGGAACGGACCGGGGGTTGTTCAGACGTTAAAAGAACGAGGACACCCTGTTTTTCTCGATTTGAAATGCCACGATATCCCGAAAACGGTGGAACGCACGATGCGCACCCTTGCAAGTTTCGGCGTGGATCTTGTAACCCTTCAAGCTTCCGGTGGAAAAGCAATGATGGAAGCGGCAAAAGAAGGGTTGATGAAAGGCGCGCTGTCGGGGCAGGAGCCGCCGAAATGCGTTGCGGTGACCGCGTTGACGAGTACGTCCCAACGCCAATGGAATGAGGAACTGCTCATGGAGGGGGACCTCAAAGATGGGGTGTTTCATTTTACGGATTTGGCGTTGCAAGCCGGGCTTGACGGCGTCGTCTGTTCGGTGCAAGAAGTCGAAGGTTTGCGCAAACGTTTCGGGGAGACCGTTTATACGGTGACTCCGGGGATTCGCATGGCCGGCTCGGACGCCCATGACCAAAAACGGGCGGCAACCCCGGCGCAAGCGCGCGTTGCCGGAAGCAACGCCATCGTCGTCGGGCGCGGGATCACACAGAGCGATCGTCCTGTGGAAATATATGAAAAAATATACAATGAATGGATGGGAAAAATCGCATGGGTAAACAAATAG
- a CDS encoding dihydroorotate dehydrogenase, with the protein MEVDPRLKVTLPGLTMKNPIMPASGCFAFGREYAELFDLSELGAVGIKGTTGDARFGNPTPRVAETPSGMLNAIGLQNPGAQAVRDEELPFLEGYDVPVLANVSGSTPEEYVHVVETLTDAPNVGAFELNISCPNVKEGGIHFGTAPGEAASLTEAVKAVSTKPVYVKLSPNVTDVTAIALAVEAAGADGLSLINTLVGMRIDAKTGKPVLANEKGGLSGPAVKPVALRMIHDIRQVTGLPIIGMGGIQSAEDVVEFLFAGADAVAVGTANFSNPFVCPTIIRELPAWLDQLGMESIGAFREQGVNI; encoded by the coding sequence ATGGAGGTAGACCCTCGATTAAAGGTGACATTGCCCGGTTTAACGATGAAAAATCCGATCATGCCCGCGTCCGGTTGTTTTGCCTTCGGACGGGAGTACGCGGAGTTGTTTGACTTAAGTGAACTTGGAGCGGTCGGAATCAAAGGAACGACCGGCGACGCGCGTTTCGGAAATCCGACGCCGCGGGTCGCCGAAACGCCTTCCGGCATGCTCAATGCCATCGGCTTGCAAAACCCGGGGGCGCAAGCGGTGCGGGACGAAGAACTTCCATTTCTGGAAGGCTATGACGTGCCTGTCCTTGCCAACGTTTCCGGATCAACGCCCGAGGAATATGTGCATGTCGTCGAAACATTGACCGACGCACCGAATGTGGGGGCGTTTGAACTAAACATTTCGTGTCCGAACGTGAAAGAAGGCGGCATTCACTTTGGAACGGCCCCCGGGGAGGCGGCATCACTGACGGAAGCTGTAAAGGCTGTGAGCACGAAGCCGGTTTACGTGAAATTATCCCCGAACGTTACCGATGTCACGGCCATTGCGCTTGCCGTGGAAGCGGCAGGCGCGGATGGATTGTCCCTGATAAACACACTCGTTGGTATGCGCATCGATGCCAAAACAGGAAAGCCCGTGCTCGCCAATGAAAAGGGCGGGCTGTCCGGTCCGGCGGTGAAACCGGTCGCGCTCCGCATGATACACGACATACGCCAAGTGACCGGGCTCCCGATCATCGGCATGGGTGGCATCCAATCGGCAGAAGATGTAGTTGAATTTTTGTTTGCCGGGGCTGATGCTGTCGCGGTTGGGACCGCCAACTTTTCCAATCCTTTCGTTTGCCCGACAATCATCCGGGAATTACCGGCGTGGCTGGATCAATTGGGCATGGAATCTATCGGCGCCTTCCGCGAGCAAGGAGTAAACATATGA
- a CDS encoding dihydroorotate dehydrogenase electron transfer subunit: MKNERMIVEQNKSIAAKTHEMTLSGPLVAHLAQPGTFLHVAVPGDDLVLRRPISIAAVDRDAGTCTIVYKEEGEGTKRLSRCRAGDGVDVFGPLGKQGFPAEQPSPGDDVLIIGGGVGVPPLYFAARELAKRGVSVSVILGFQTAAAIFYERAFRELSGCEVRVMTNDGSNGHAGTVIDALNERPSPPDWLFACGPRGMLRAVETHGAHSKTNGYVSLEERMGCGIGVCFACVCETGDRASYRKICRDGPVFRFKEVVI, translated from the coding sequence ATGAAGAACGAGCGAATGATTGTAGAGCAAAATAAATCGATAGCGGCAAAAACACATGAAATGACGTTATCCGGCCCTCTCGTGGCGCATCTCGCACAACCGGGCACCTTTTTGCACGTTGCCGTACCGGGAGATGATCTCGTGTTACGTCGCCCGATCAGTATTGCCGCTGTTGATCGGGACGCGGGTACATGCACGATTGTGTATAAAGAGGAGGGCGAAGGGACGAAGCGCCTGAGCCGGTGCCGCGCGGGTGACGGTGTTGACGTGTTTGGGCCCCTCGGCAAGCAGGGATTCCCAGCCGAGCAGCCAAGTCCGGGCGACGATGTGTTAATCATTGGCGGCGGCGTTGGTGTCCCTCCGCTTTACTTTGCGGCTCGGGAGCTGGCAAAGCGCGGCGTATCCGTATCGGTCATTCTCGGATTCCAAACAGCGGCGGCCATTTTTTATGAACGGGCGTTTCGCGAACTTTCGGGCTGCGAGGTGCGTGTCATGACCAATGACGGCAGCAACGGACATGCCGGGACGGTAATTGATGCGTTGAATGAACGGCCGTCTCCGCCCGATTGGCTGTTTGCCTGTGGCCCGAGGGGGATGTTGCGCGCAGTCGAAACGCATGGGGCACACTCGAAAACGAACGGCTATGTATCACTCGAAGAACGCATGGGCTGCGGCATCGGCGTTTGTTTTGCCTGCGTCTGCGAAACAGGCGATCGTGCGTCTTATCGCAAAATTTGCCGCGACGGTCCTGTCTTTCGTTTTAAGGAGGTGGTGATATGA
- a CDS encoding RNA-guided endonuclease InsQ/TnpB family protein, with protein MKLTLTAKIKIIPTSEQENTLRQTAHAYRDACNNVSEVVFNENTLVQAKLHKLTYKELRSTFGLKSQMAQSVLKTVIAKYKTTKSNGYERSKVQFKKPQFDLVFNRDYSLTKGLFSVNTLAGRIKIPFHTKGLESYFDGTWTFGTAKLVNKYGNWFLHIPVSKEVEETNLHTTNQVVGIDMGVNFTATTFDSKGKSCFFNGKQIKHKRAKYKQMRKELQEKQTPSARKRLKEIGQRENRWMQDVNHCISKALVDTYGKDTLFVMENLTGVRNATEKVRVKDRYQTVSWSFYDLRQKIEYKALKNESLGIAVDPKYTSQTCPKCGHTEKANRNKKTHTFCCQTCRYTSNDDRIGAMNLQRKGIEYIVEETART; from the coding sequence ATGAAGTTGACTTTGACGGCTAAGATCAAAATTATCCCTACATCAGAACAAGAAAATACCCTTCGTCAAACAGCTCATGCTTATCGTGATGCCTGTAATAATGTTTCAGAAGTTGTATTCAACGAAAATACGTTGGTACAGGCTAAACTGCATAAATTAACGTACAAGGAACTACGTTCCACTTTTGGCTTGAAGTCACAAATGGCACAATCTGTGTTAAAAACGGTGATTGCAAAATACAAAACAACTAAGAGCAATGGGTATGAACGATCAAAAGTCCAATTTAAGAAACCGCAATTTGACTTGGTGTTTAACCGTGATTATTCTTTAACAAAAGGGTTGTTCTCCGTTAATACCCTTGCAGGGCGTATTAAAATCCCTTTCCACACCAAAGGTCTTGAATCTTATTTCGATGGCACATGGACATTCGGAACAGCTAAATTGGTTAATAAATACGGAAATTGGTTCCTCCACATTCCTGTGTCAAAAGAGGTTGAAGAAACGAATCTCCACACCACCAATCAAGTTGTCGGGATTGATATGGGTGTCAATTTTACAGCCACAACGTTTGATTCAAAAGGGAAATCATGTTTCTTTAACGGTAAACAGATTAAACATAAACGTGCGAAGTATAAGCAAATGCGTAAAGAACTTCAAGAGAAGCAAACCCCTTCTGCCCGTAAACGATTAAAAGAAATCGGTCAACGAGAAAACCGTTGGATGCAAGACGTGAATCATTGTATCAGCAAGGCACTCGTTGATACTTACGGAAAAGATACGTTGTTTGTGATGGAAAATTTAACAGGTGTCCGTAACGCCACGGAAAAAGTGCGGGTGAAAGACCGTTATCAAACGGTATCATGGTCATTCTATGATCTTCGGCAAAAAATCGAATACAAAGCCCTGAAAAACGAGTCGTTAGGTATTGCTGTTGATCCGAAATACACGTCTCAAACGTGTCCGAAATGCGGTCACACGGAAAAGGCGAACCGAAACAAAAAGACACATACATTTTGTTGTCAAACGTGCCGTTACACATCAAACGATGATCGTATTGGTGCGATGAATCTTCAACGAAAAGGAATTGAGTACATCGTTGAAGAAACTGCCCGAACATGA